The proteins below come from a single Edaphobacter acidisoli genomic window:
- the dnaN gene encoding DNA polymerase III subunit beta — protein sequence MTETAAPTGNLEISVSRAELLRELTAAQSVVERKTTIPILSNFLFEASDDQLTITATDLDQSMKTSCSAKVKKPGACTIPARKLYDYIKLLPDGDISIKLMDNHWVQIRAGRSNTKMVGMARANFPQVPEFPASGAVKLSVASLKNMVAKTTFAISNEESRYTLNGALLVLKAESMTMVATDGHRLAHIEKLGETLDGISGEKKTLIPRKALNELASLLGATDAETIDFADDEQTLYFRVGGRVLTSRKLTGQFPNYEAVLPRDNNKFVIVRSEDLMGSIQRVAQFADERSGAIKIRLEQNELKLSSSSTDSGESEDSIETPYNYDPLVVGFNSQYLIDFLKAIGNSGEVRLEFKDAQSAGQMRPEDSNEDIKYRYILMPMRI from the coding sequence ATGACCGAGACCGCAGCCCCCACCGGCAACCTTGAAATCTCTGTTTCGCGCGCGGAACTGCTCCGGGAGCTGACCGCCGCGCAGAGCGTTGTCGAACGCAAAACCACGATTCCCATCCTGTCGAACTTTCTCTTCGAAGCCAGTGACGATCAGCTCACCATCACCGCAACCGATCTCGACCAGAGCATGAAGACAAGCTGCTCGGCGAAGGTCAAGAAGCCCGGCGCCTGCACCATTCCTGCACGCAAGCTCTACGACTACATCAAGCTGCTGCCCGACGGCGATATCTCCATCAAGCTGATGGACAACCACTGGGTCCAGATTCGCGCCGGTCGCTCCAACACCAAGATGGTCGGCATGGCCCGCGCCAACTTCCCGCAGGTCCCCGAATTTCCCGCCTCAGGCGCAGTCAAGCTCTCCGTCGCATCGCTAAAAAACATGGTCGCCAAGACCACCTTCGCCATCTCGAACGAAGAGAGCCGCTACACGCTCAACGGCGCGCTGCTCGTCCTCAAGGCCGAGTCGATGACGATGGTCGCCACCGACGGCCATCGCTTGGCGCACATCGAAAAACTCGGCGAGACGCTCGACGGCATCTCCGGCGAGAAGAAGACGCTCATCCCGCGCAAGGCCCTCAACGAGCTTGCCTCGCTGCTCGGCGCAACCGACGCCGAGACCATCGACTTCGCAGACGATGAGCAGACGCTCTACTTCCGCGTCGGCGGCCGGGTCCTCACCAGCCGCAAGCTCACCGGCCAGTTCCCCAACTACGAAGCCGTGCTCCCGCGCGACAACAACAAGTTCGTCATCGTCCGCTCGGAAGACCTCATGGGCTCCATCCAGCGCGTCGCCCAGTTCGCCGACGAACGCTCCGGCGCCATCAAGATCCGTCTCGAACAGAACGAGCTGAAGTTGTCGTCGTCATCGACCGACTCAGGTGAATCAGAAGACTCCATCGAGACGCCATACAACTACGACCCGCTCGTCGTCGGCTTCAACAGCCAGTACCTGATCGACTTCCTGAAGGCCATCGGCAACAGCGGCGAAGTGCGCCTCGAATTCAAGGACGCCCAGAGCGCCGGCCAGATGCGTCCCGAAGACTCGAACGAAGACATCAAGTACCGTTACATCCTCATGCCCATGCGCATCTGA
- a CDS encoding methyltransferase family protein: protein MSTPAQPVTPERIMQFAWGYVPPLALESAIRLRVFDVLDSGPKTLDETAAVTGASVRGLRSIMNVLVGLGFLAREGDKYALTPESSAFLVSTKPSFQGGLLRHTSSQLLPKWLGLTEIVRTGKPSASVNQESTGTAFFEEFVTDIFPMSYPAATALGKHLAIGDTGAPFRVLDLAAGSGVWGIAIAQSSPRVTVTAVDWPGVLPTTKKTVARFGLSDRYNFVAGDLLTADFGSGQNLATLGHILHSEGETRSRKLLQKTAAALASGGTIAIQEFLVNQDRTGPVGGLIFGANMLVNTDDGDTYSFEEISTWLKEAGFTNPRLLDSPGPSPLVLATKA from the coding sequence ATGAGCACACCCGCTCAACCTGTCACACCTGAACGCATCATGCAATTTGCCTGGGGATATGTTCCGCCTCTGGCGCTCGAGAGCGCCATCCGCCTTCGCGTCTTCGACGTGCTCGACTCCGGTCCCAAAACCCTCGACGAAACCGCAGCCGTCACCGGAGCATCCGTGCGCGGCCTGCGCTCCATCATGAACGTGCTCGTCGGCCTGGGCTTTCTTGCCCGCGAAGGCGACAAATACGCGCTCACGCCGGAGAGCAGCGCATTCCTCGTCAGCACAAAGCCCAGCTTCCAGGGCGGCCTGCTCCGGCACACCAGCTCGCAGTTGCTGCCCAAGTGGCTTGGCCTGACCGAGATCGTCCGCACCGGCAAGCCATCCGCGTCCGTCAACCAGGAGAGCACCGGCACAGCTTTCTTCGAGGAGTTCGTCACCGACATCTTTCCCATGAGCTACCCTGCGGCAACTGCGCTGGGCAAACATCTGGCCATCGGCGACACCGGCGCGCCCTTCCGCGTGCTCGACCTCGCCGCCGGCTCCGGTGTCTGGGGCATCGCCATTGCGCAAAGCTCTCCTCGCGTCACGGTCACGGCCGTCGACTGGCCCGGCGTCCTACCCACCACCAAGAAGACCGTCGCCCGCTTCGGCCTCTCCGACCGCTACAACTTCGTCGCCGGAGACCTGCTCACCGCCGACTTCGGCTCCGGCCAGAACCTCGCCACACTCGGCCACATCCTGCACAGCGAAGGCGAAACGCGCAGCCGCAAGTTGCTCCAGAAGACCGCTGCCGCCTTGGCCTCAGGCGGCACCATCGCCATCCAGGAGTTCCTCGTCAATCAGGACCGCACCGGCCCGGTCGGCGGCCTGATCTTCGGCGCCAACATGCTGGTCAACACCGATGACGGCGACACCTACTCATTCGAGGAGATCTCCACCTGGCTCAAAGAGGCCGGTTTCACCAACCCGCGCCTGCTCGACTCGCCTGGCCCGTCCCCGCTCGTGCTTGCCACCAAAGCGTAG